The Methanosarcina acetivorans C2A genome includes the window ATCCCATTTCCATTAAGGGTTACCCCTGATTTCATGATTATGGGGGAACTTATGTGAAACGTGGTCGATGCAAGCTGTACAGTGTCACCCGAATTTGCTGATTCTATGGCAGCGTTAATAACCTTCTGGTCGTCTGAACCTGCAGGGCTAAAGGAAGTTCCCGGACCTACATTGATAACTGAACCTGAACAATTTGTTGAAAAAAAGCAGATAGATATAAGGAAAGAGATAAAAAGATTTTTAGATTTCATGCTTATTAATAACCTCTCTGATAGGCGAACCCAATTCTATTTTTTATATCTACTTCCTTTTTTATTATCAAAACTAAAGACAAATTTCAAAATTAGTTACAATCAAAGAAAATTCATTACTTGATTTGAAGTGCCGTGTCAACATTATTTGTTGTCCCCTTCTTAACTTTCCCCAAATGTTAATGTACTGTTCTTCTATAAGTATTTGAGCTAGTCTCCTTTGAATAGCCCTAAATCTGAATTTCAATTTTAGAAATGTAAATGGAATATGAGCCTTTGAATTCTGTTCAAGGTTGTACAACTCGAAGAAAAATCTGACCTCAAAGCAAGAGTTGAAGCATTTGAAAAAAAGCTCTATAAGCTCTTAGAATCCGAAAAGAAAGAATATAATAGTAGTAGGCTCGCTGAGATCCGAACTCAGGGTCTCCGCCGTGTGAAGGCTGGGGAATGCAAGAGTATGAATTGACAGACCATCTAATTGAATGGGGCTAAATAATCCTTACCTTTATATCACAGTTTTTCAATCTATTTTCAATAGATAAAGGAGGTTTTTGATGTCCGAGGTTACTATTGTCGAACTTAGCCCACAGCCTGTGCTTGGCATTCGAAAAACAGGAGCTTACCGGGAAATTCCGGTGATGCTTAATAGAATTTGTGAGTTTGCTTTCAGCAAAAATATTCAGATTACCGGCTATCCTGTTTTCCTCTGGCATGAGACTACAGTTGAAGAAGCCCAAAAAGCGGAAGTAGATGAAAATGCCGATATCGAAGTTGCATTTCCCATATCAGAATTTGTTGAAAATACCGGGGATGAGGAAATTAAGGTATATGAGCTTCCGGGAGGGAAAATGGCAAAGGTCGTTCATGAGGGTCCTTATGAAGAGAGTATTCTCACTTATGAAAAACTGTTTTTCTGGATTACAGAAAATGGAAAAAGAATTGCTGGTCCCGTCCGTGAAGTATATCTGAATGATCCTCAAGAGGTTAAGCCTGAAGAGATATTGACTGAAATTTATGCTCCTCTGGAATGATTTGGGAAAAAACCGGGTAGTGACCCTGGCGAATCAGACTCCTGATCGATAACCGGACTTTACATGGTTGCTTCTGGCAATTGTTTGGTACGCCCGAAAACTATTCCCCGCAGTAGAAACACAGCCATAGTTAGCCTCAGGGTCTACTTGTTCTAAAACGTCGTTTTAATAAAGTGGTCTATTCTAATTCACTTAAGGTACAGAGGTCTATTCAAACGCCGGGCTCCAAAATTCTATGCATTTTAACACTTAAAATGATCCCATTTTGAAAAGAGAAAAAAAGCTTCAGGATGTTCAATGCAAATTTCTAATACTTCTGAGACATTGATATATTTATGAAATTTTCACAACTGATTGCCACAATCAT containing:
- a CDS encoding GyrI-like domain-containing protein, which translates into the protein MSEVTIVELSPQPVLGIRKTGAYREIPVMLNRICEFAFSKNIQITGYPVFLWHETTVEEAQKAEVDENADIEVAFPISEFVENTGDEEIKVYELPGGKMAKVVHEGPYEESILTYEKLFFWITENGKRIAGPVREVYLNDPQEVKPEEILTEIYAPLE